One genomic window of Mercenaria mercenaria strain notata chromosome 2, MADL_Memer_1, whole genome shotgun sequence includes the following:
- the LOC128548981 gene encoding uncharacterized protein LOC128548981 — MDRALVKLLRHTGKAEGLIIDTEGFVAFDHITRLPRFRGLQPSDLYKIVRDDKKGRLELRARPFLQVRAVQGHSMPVCPTMEVVHPPTMIHGTDNRAWAIIQRDGLRLMGRQHVHAASAPTARAGLRASSTILVYLNTHAMISYGMRIVRSVNGVLLTQGDHGLICPCFFLRAVDRYSGEEQRFCCRHHVV; from the coding sequence ATGGATCGGGCTCTAGTGAAGTTATTGCGCCATACCGGAAAAGCCGAGGGGTTGATTATTGATACTGAGGGCTTCGTGGCTTTCGACCACATCACTCGTTTACCCCGCTTCAGAGGACTTCAGCCATCTGATTTATACAAGATTGTTAGAGACGATAAGAAAGGACGGTTGGAGTTACGGGCCCGTCCGTTTCTCCAAGTAAGGGCGGTTCAGGGGCATTCCATGCCGGTTTGCCCCACGATGGAAGTTGTTCATCCCCCCACCATGATTCATGGAACCGACAATCGTGCTTGGGCGATAATCCAACGGGATGGACTTCGCCTTATGGGGAGACAGCATGTGCACGCTGCATCTGCACCAACAGCCAGAGCAGGTCTGCGGGCCAGCTCTACCATTTTAGTGTACCTAAATACTCATGCCATGATTTCTTATGGCATGAGGATTGTTAGGTCAGTTAATGGTGTTTTGTTAACACAGGGAGATCATGGACTCATATGTCCATGTTTCTTCCTAAGGGCTGTTGACAGGTATAGTGGTGAAGAACAGAGATTCTGTTGTCGCCATCATGTTGTATAG